A DNA window from Pleurodeles waltl isolate 20211129_DDA chromosome 12, aPleWal1.hap1.20221129, whole genome shotgun sequence contains the following coding sequences:
- the LOC138267085 gene encoding uncharacterized protein has protein sequence MNRSSRYQSDVFFLLETVYVGLAAESEPSCLVEANALPPIGEPGHSLQAGDWVVVKKHVRKSCLEPRWKGPYQVILTTTTAVKCAGVPNWIHASHTKKVTCPVEEELEVSGTATSGREISESEISQEGTETTREPTENSLVPQTVNEFERSDRVPISVEAAGELSQGEVLPEVDEYGLESELSIEPEDEREGEIVDTNRNVSESPEPIAGPSRENTISQEEGAVQFPEGKHRTKTHRGDNWPDKSHPKIREVSNDTLIEESDTSQADDLSEGEQQGKRRLKKKRIANRRYTGPEWAYATTSEWQQEFLAFCFDREMPGQYCGT, from the coding sequence gtggaagctaatgcgttgccaccaattggcgaacctggtcattctctgcaagctggagattgggtggttgtcaagaagcatgtaagaaaatcgtgtcttgagccgcgttggaaggggccgtatcaagtaatattgacaaccaccactgctgtgaagtgtgccggggttcccaactggatacatgccagtcacacaaaaaaggtaacgtgtcctgttgaagaggaacttgaagtttccggtacagcaacttcaggaagagaaatctcagagtcagagatcagtcaagaaggaactgagactactagagaacccactgagaacagcctcgttcctcaaactgtcaatgagttcgagagaagtgacagagtgcctatctcagtcgaggcagcaggagaactaagtcaaggagaggttctcccagaagtagacgagtacgggttagagtccgaactcagcatagaaccagaagacgaaagagaaggagaaattgtagatacaaatcgaaacgtttcagagtctcctgaaccaattgcaggtccgtcaagagaaaacaccatatcacaagaggagggtgctgtccaatttcctgaaggaaaacatcgaacaaagacacatagaggcgataattggccagacaaatcacatcctaaaataagagaagtATCGAATGACACactaatagaagaaagtgatacttcacaagcagatgatctgagtgaaggagagcaacaaggtaaacgaaggctaaaaaaaaaaagaatagcaaacagaagatatacaggtcctgaatgggcatatgctacaacctctgaatggcaacaagaattcttagcattctgttttgatcgagaaatgcCAGGCCAATATtgcggtacctga